TAGTTTTGGTACACACGAATTTTTGGATCTCTGCCAGATGCTCGATTGCGAACCTTACATCGCAGGAAATGTAGGCAGCGGAACTGTTGAAGAAATGGCCAAATGGGTAGAATATCTTAATTTTGATGGGGTAAGCCCAATGACGGCCATCCGCAGCCAAAATGGTAGAGAAAAACCATGGAAAGTTTCTTTCTGGGGCGTAGGTAACGAAAGTTGGGGTTGCGGTGGCAACATGACACCAGCTTATTATTCTGATTTATACCGCAGGTATGCCACTTATGCACGCAATTATCCAGGTGCTCCGCTAAAAAGAATTGCCAGTGGAGCCAATTCAAGCGATTACAACTGGACTGAAACCTGTATGAAAAATATTGGTGACCAAATGTGGGGATTAACCTTGCACTACTACACACTTCCAACCGGAAACTGGGGCAAAAAAGGGTCAGCTACTAAATTTGATGAAGCACAATACTTTTCGACCATGAAAAACTGCTTGCATATGGAAGAACTGGTAAGCAAACACGCCGCAATAATGGATAAATACGATCCTAAAAAGAAGGTTGCTTTAGTGGTTGACGAATGGGGAATCTGGACCGATGTAGAGCCTGGTACTAACCCTGGTTTCTTATATCAGCAGAACAGTTTACGTGATGCTTTAATTGCAGGTACTACTTTGAATATCTTTAATAATCACTCAGATCGCGTTAAAATGGCCAATCTGGCGCAAACAGTAAACGTTTTACAGGCTTTAATCTTAACTGAAAAGGACAAAATGATCCTTACGCCTACTTATCATGTTTTTGATCTCTACAAAGTACATCAGGATGCCAAATATTTACCAATTGCCTTTACCAGTCCCGATTATGTTGTAGGCGATCAAAAAATCCCAGCCTTAAACGTTTCTGCTTCGCAGGATGCCAGTGGTGCTATCCATATTTCTTTGGTCAATTTAGATCCGAACAAAAAAATTGCGTTAAGTACCGTTTTAGATGGTTTGAAATGGAGCTCAGTTACAGGACAGATTTTAACCTCAGCTAAACTAACCGATGTAAACACGTTCAACGATTTGAACAAGGTGCACAATGCAAACTTTACAGGTGCAAGAAAATCAGGCAGTTTATTAAAAGTAGAATTACCTGCTCAATCTGTTGTTGTTCTCGAATTAAAATAAACTTATGAATACAAAATAACCAGCAAAATGCTGGTTATTGCTTTCTCTATTCAAATGGTTAAGGAGTAAACCAGATACAAAACTGAAAATCAGCCCTTAACATGATGCCTTTGGGCGGTTTCGTAATTGCTGTAGAACAAAAACAAAACAATGAAAAAACTAATATACCTTTCCATACTGCTGTTATCAACAGTCTGTAATGCCCAGGTACAGTCTAAAAAAGACGTTTATCTCTTTGCTTATTTTAAAGGCAATGGTGAGGATGGTTTACACCTTGCTTATAGTAACGATGCATACAATTGGACAGCGCTTAAAAACGATCAATCGTTCCTTAGCCCTACTGTAAGCAAAGATAAGCTAATGAGAGATCCCTGCATTATACGTGGGGCTGATGGCTTATTTCACATGGTTTGGACAGTAAGCTGGAAAGATAAAGGCATTGGTTATGCCAGCTCGAAAGACCTGATTAACTGGAGTGAACAACAGTTTTTACCCGTTATGATTAAAGAAGATGGCGCCAGGAACACATGGGCTCCCGAAATAACCTACGATAGCAGTACCAAAACCTATATGATTTATTGGGCAACCACCATTACAGGCAAATTTAACGAAACAGCTTCGACAGCAGAAAACGGCTACAACCATCGCTTATATTATGTTACCACTAAAGATTTCAAAACCTTTTCTGAAACTAAACTGCTCTACGATCCGGGCTTTAATGTTATCGATGCTACTATTGTGAAAGAAGGTAAACAGTTTATCATGTTTTTAAAAGACGAAACCCGTGAACCTGCTCAAAAGAATATCAAAATAGCCTATGCCAATCAGTTAACTGGCTCTTACAGTAAGGCAGGAAGTCCAATTACCGGAAATTACTGGGCTGAGGGACCAACAACCTTAAAAATCGGCAATAACTGGATGGTTTATTTCGATAAGTACCGCGATCATAAATATGGGGCAATCCAATCTGTAGATTTAAAAAACTGGACTGATGTTTCAGATAAAATCTCTTTACCAAAAGGTTTAAGGCATGGCACCATATTAACCATCAAAGAAAAAGAACTTGAGGCTTTATTAAAGCAATAAGGGTTAAGAAAGCGAAGTAATACCTGATTCTACGTGGTCTGTGAGGACACAGACCACATAAAATAAATCTACTTCAGCAACCTTACTTCATATATATTGGCTATAGCAGATCCCTGATCGGCAACGAATTTCACTTCTAAATCTGTTTTTAACAACGTTTTCGGAATTTGATATTCCTGCGTATAAAAAACATCGCCCTTGCTCCCATCTAACTTTACATTTTCAACAGCAACGCCATTGATCAGGATAGAGAAGTTTTTATTCTTTTCCTTTCCGAAATATGTTAAACTCAGCTTGGTGCCTAATAAATCTTTGTTCTTTAACACATAACTAAACCATGCTTTCCCATTTCTAAAATGCCTTTCCCGATAGGTTCCATTATCGGTTTGCTCACCTTTAAAATTATGATCCGATTCTGGCTGTTGCTCTCCGGTATTAATCAGATCGATGGTTTTCTGTTCCATTTTCATCTTTTCTTCTTCAGCCAACTTAATCGCCATCGCGCGTTTCGATAATGCTTCAGGACTACTGTAGGGAAAATAAACCACATAGCGCTTTTCGGCCAGGCTGTAAAAAGGAACTAATTTTAAGGATTTGTATTTGGGTTGATAGATTGCATTTCGAGCATTGAAAGTAAAACTGTTTTTATCAATCAATGTAATTTCGTCTGCTAAGGCATTTTTAGCTCCTGTAACGAGTGGTGCATCGCTAATCGGGAACAGTGCTCCCGAAGCAATATGCCCCATCCTGCTGCCATCAGCGGTTAAATTAGGCTGACTTAAAGTATCCATTGCCGCAGCAAGTACAATCGGGCCATGCAGAAAAGCCACCCAATCAGAACCATCAGGCATAAATTCAGTAGTGGTGTGCATCGGTAATGAAATATTAAGCACATCGCCAGCAGCCCAAACACGGTCGATACTGGCATAACCGTTTTCATCACTTTTTACCATTACCTTTTTTCCATTGACCAACACGGTCATTTTTCCCTTTTCTATCCAGGCTGGCTGACGGAAATGTAAAGCAAAACGCTGTTTGTTTTTTAATTGAAGTTTGAGTGTCGTATTTTCCGCATCAGGAAAAAGCGTTTGTTGTGTAAGCTGAATACCTTTTTCTTTCCAATTTAAAGTAGAAGGGATAAAAAGATTTACATAAAGATCATTTCCACTGTGTGCATAAATTAATTCGCCATATTTACCATGGCTCTCCAATCCCGAACCTACACAGCACCAGAAACTTTCCTGTGGACTTGAATAGGTACGGTAATGTCCTGGCCGCATTGGTGTAAAATATACAAAACCACCTTCTGGCCTTTGCGAAGAAAGGATGTGATTATAAAGTGTACGTTCGTAGTAATCAAGGTAAGTGTTTGAAGGAGCTGCTAAAAATAACTGTTTAGTAAGCTTCAGCATATTGTAAGAATTGCAGGTTTCAGGTCCTTCGCGCGATTCTGTCATCGAAGAAAAATCATTGGCTGGATGAAAATGTTCTCTAACGCTATTTCCGCCAATGGCTACGGTTCTATGTTCCACCACTGTTTTCCAAAAGAAAGCAGCTGCATTTGCCCAGGAAGGATCTTTGTCCAGCAAGGCAATCTGTTCAAAACCAATCACCTTAGGAATCTGCGTGTTTGCGTGCAAACCATTCAGCGCATCCGTATTTTTTAATAGTGGCTTTAAGATAGATTGATCTGAAAACCGTTTGGCCAACTGAAGGTACTTTTGGTTGCCCGTTATCGCGTAAACATGGGCGAAAGTTTCATTTAATCCGCCATGTTCGCTCTTTAATAATTCCTGTATTTGCTGATCGGATAAATTGGAGACCAGATCTACGCACCAATCCGTTAGTTTAATAAGCATCTGCTTTGCTTTTGTATTGCCTGCAACTGCGTAAGCATCGTAAAGCCCGGCATAAATTTTATGGATATTGTAAAGGGGCACCCATTTTCCATTTAGCGAAAAACTGGATGATTTTATATTTCCGGCTTTAATCTCTTTCCAGATATCCTTGCCTCCTGGGATCCCCGCCAAATACCCATCACCATTTTTAAGCTGACATTTATCCAGTTCGGCAATCATATATTCCAACCGCTCTTTTACTTTTATATCTCCGGTAGAAGCATACATTAAAGCAAGGGCCGATAAATAATGTCCGCCGATATGCCCATCTAAACCTGTGTTTTCCCAGTTTCCGTAAGATGCTGCCTTAGGCTTTAGCCCCGCTTCTCTTAAATATGGCGCCAGAAGTCTATCCGCATCCAGCGATAGCATATACTTTTTATCGGTTTCCTGAGCCTGTTTAAAAGGTCCTTCGAGTAATCGAACTTCTGTTAAATTAAATGGCTGCAAACTGGTTTGCCCAAATGCCGCTGCACACACCGATGCAAATAATACCGCAATAACTATTTTTTTCATTTCTATCTCTTTAATTACCATCTGGTTTAACCACACTGCTTTTCGGACTTTCTGGCCAATGCCAATTTGCCGGGTTATCTGGTTTTGCAGGATCAAATTTTGGTAGATCATCTACCAAATATTTGGCAATTCCCAATTGCTGCTCTTTAATGCCTAAAATAACACATTGCGCAATTTCATAAGCGCCATAAGGATTAAAGTGCGTATTATCGGCCAAAGCTTTATCCTGACCAGGATAACTGTTTGCTGGGTAATGAACAAAGGCTTTTTTAGATGCTTCTTCACCCAGGGCATTAAATAAAGTCGATGTCATGGCATTCAGATCGATTAAAGCCACTTGCTCTGCGGCGGCTACCTTTCGTGCTGCAGCAGGGAAATCACCAAGAGAATTTATAATTTTCCCCTCAGGGCCAAAAGATCTTCTGCTGGTTGAGGTTACCACCACCGGGATTCCGCCTTTTTTCTTCACTTTCGAAATGAATGTTTTTAACCTTTCGGTGTAAGATTTATAAGCGCCATCGTTTGGTCCTTTATCTTTTTGATCGTTATGTCCAAATTCGATAAACAGATAATCACCAGGCTTCATCACACTTAAAATCTTCGCTAATCGCTTGCTCCCCAAAAACGAGCCCAGTGTTAGGCCCGATTCGGCATGATTGGCAATGGCAACCCCTGGCTTAAAAAACCGCGGGATCATTTGCCCCCACGATGCCCAAGGCTCATCATCCTGGTTCACCACAGTTGAGTTCCCGGCTAAGAAAACAGTAACCTGGTCTTCAACCTTCGTAATTTCGAGTGCCTGTAGTGCCGTTTGATGGTCAAATTCCAGGGTCAGTTTATCATCCCAATCGAGTTTGGTAAGTTCGCGTGGTTTTAACGAAACCAGTTGGCCGTCAGCAATGTGTTTATCTTTAACGTTTACGATAAATGTTTTGGCTAGCGATTGCCCTGCAGAGGTTTTCACATTTTCGAGCATCAACCTTCTCGATTCTGCTTTTACTGTGCTTAACGCAGGGCCTTTCGGATCGCCAAGTGTAACTGTTATTTTGTAATTTCCTTCAGGAACTGCAACCGAAAAATAAAAAGGTTTATCACTTTTCACCAGATCTGATGTTAAAAAATTCTTCCCGCCATAATCTACCCCTCAACTTTCGAATCAAAATCGAAACCATAACCCTTTTCTTTACTGTAAGCATCGTTAGGTAAAATCTGTATATAGCCTTTGGCAATCTTTCCTGGTCCGAAATCGAATTTGTAGCTGTTTCTTTCCTGTGCCTGCGATAGATTGACCATTAAACCAAGGAAAATAAATGGTTTAATAAACTTTTGAATGCTCATATAGTTTGGATTTGCTGCACGGTCTGTTTCAACAGTCTTATTTATTCAGACCATTTTCTCATAAAATTTGAAATCTGGTTAATTAAACGTCGTATAGACGGTTATAATACAAATATATAAAAACAATTCCCATTTAAAGGATATTGAACAGTTGATTTAAAATTTAAGCATTTTCTATTTTAAAAGACCATCTTCCCCAACACAAAAACAGCAAACACACAATATTTACTACTAATTAAACATACACAATAAAGTAATTTAGAATACTAGTAAAATTTCGGCAATTTTGAATTAAAAACCCTTAGCAAAAACAAATACAATTGGATAACATTAAAAACACTATTCTTCAGATCAAAACGAATTAAAATTTGACACTTTTTTAATAAAAAAACAAAAAAAACATCAACACAAAACATAATAAATCAACTAATTACAAAAATAATTCATAAATTAACCCATTATTAATATTAACCCAATGTAAGGCCGCTTCTTTTGTATATGAAATTAAAATAAACCATATTAAGAAGCATAATTAAATACATTAATGAGAATTTTGTTCATAAAATTCATTTTTTAATGAAAAAACAAGGCACTTTTCAAGCGCCTGTTCAGTTCATTCATTTATAAATTTTTGAAACAATTTGACTTAACCAAGTCGTATATTAGTCTAATTAATCATACACACTAATTGCAGCGCTAAAAACCTGTGTTATTGCGTATTACGGTGAGCATAAAGAACCATTATGCCTCACTTAAATCATCCACCAAACAGAAGATTAGAATCAAAATCTAAAGCCATGAACAAACACGCCATTATTGGAGTAACTCCCTTCGAAATCCCTGACAGTAGATTGGTTTCCAATTTACAAAAAGCAGATTGCTTTCCGGTTCTCAGTCTTGGACATAGTAAAAATGAAGCTGAAAAAGCCCTTCAAGCCCTAATAGAAGTAGGCATATCAGATTTCGGTGTTAGCATCAATTCAACAGAATTAGCAAATATTGATCTTCCAGCACAAGTAAGCTTAATTATTGCACCTTATGATTTCGTGCTGAAACGTAAAACAACTGCAAAAATTATCTATCAGGTTTACGACCTTCAATCGGCATTAGCTGCCCAGGCAAACGGTGCGGATGGAATTATTGTAAAAGGAAATGAAGGTGCCGGCCGCGTAGCATACGAATCTTCTTTTGTTCTTTTTCAGCGGATTATTAAAGAAATTTCTTCCATTCCGGTTTGGATTCAGGGGGGCGTAGGTATTCACACGGCAGCCGCTTTAATGGCACAAGGCGCAGCGGGAATCATTTTAGATAGCCAACTTACCTTATTTCCAGAATGTTCAGCTCCTGAAGATTTAAAAACTATTTGTGGTAAGTTAAGCGGAACTGAAACCAAACTGATTGATAATTGCCGCATATTGGCCCGTCCCAATTCACCGGCATTGGCAGAAGATATAGATTATAATGATCTTCAAAAGTACTTTAAAGGTTACGACCTGGAAACCAATTACCTTCCAATGGGTCAGGATATTGCCTTATCGATTGATCTGGTAACTAAATACAAAAAGCTCGATAAACTGGTTTTTGGAATAAAAGAGGCCATATATGGCCATTTAAAACAAGCCAAAGCCATCAATGTAATAAAGGCAAACAATTCGTTGGCCAAAGATTTAAATATCACCTACCCTATTGCGCAGGGCCCTATGACCAGGGTAAGCGATGTTGCTCCATTTGCTGATGCCGTTTCGGAAGCTGGAGCCTTATCGTTTATTGCCTTATCCTTATTAAAAGGAGCATCGGCAAAAGGCCTGATTGATGAAACTAAAAAATTGGCAGGCGAAAAAACCTGGGGGGTAGGTATTTTAGGTTTTGCACCACAAGAGCTTAGAGATGAACAACAGGAATATATCTTAAATGCAAAACCTCCTGTTCTGTTAATTGCCGGTGGAAGGCCTTCGCAGGCTAAACCTTTTGAAAAAGCGGGCATCAAAACCTTTCTCCATGTGCCCTCTGCCTCGCTTTTAGATATGTTTTTAAAAGAAGGTGCTAAACGCTTTGTATTCGAAGGTCGCGAATGTGGTGGTCACGTCGGCCCACTATCTAGCATGGTATTGTGGGAAAAACAGATCGAACGTTTGTTAAAAGAAGAAAATCCGGAAAATATTAGCGTTTTCTTTGCCGGCGGTATCCATGATGCTTTTTCTACTGCATTTATTTCGGTAATGGCTGCTCCTTTGGCCGCTAAAGGAATGAAAATTGGTGTATTAATGGGCACGGCATACTTATACACCAAAGAAGCTGTTAGTACGGGTGCCATTTTAGATAAATTCCAGCAGGAGGCTATGCAGGCAAACGAAACCGTTTTGCTCGAAACTGCGCCAGGACACGAAACCAGGTGTTTAAACTCTTCATTTGCCACTTTCTTTAACGAAGAAAAAAAGAAGTTACAGGCTGAGGGAATGGATAAAAAAGAAATCTGGTCGAAACTGGAAACATTAAATGTTGGCCGTTTACGTATTGCTGCAAAGGGTATAGAAAGACGTGGCGATGAACTGGTAAAAATCGACGAAGCTGAACAAACTGACCTGGGCATGTACATGATCGGCCAGATTGCACCTATGCATAAAGAGGTGATGTCGTTGCTTGATCTTCATCAGGATGTAGCCAACGAAAACTATACGCACATTTTAAATGCCACACTTCCTGCACCTCCTGTTAACAAGGCAAAAGCACTTGATGTGGCCATTGTAGGTATGGCCTGTATTTTCCCGGGCGCTAAAAACCTCGAAGAATACTGGCGCAACATTATTTTGGGCAAGGATTCGGTAACGGAAGTGCCGGATGAAAGATGGAATAAAGAACTGTATTATAACCCTGATTCTACTGATGGCGATATGTCGCACTCAAAATGGGGCGGTTTTATACCAAGAATAGATTTTGATCCTTTAGAATTTGGTATCCCGCCACAGTCGCTTGCAGCTATAGAACCCACCCAACTACTTACCTTAATGGTGGCCAAACAGGCCATGCAGCATGCAGGTTATGCTGATGGTGGTGTAGACAATGAAAATGTTTCGGTAATTATTGGTGCCGAAGGTGGAAACGACCTCGCCAACAGCTATAGTTTTAGGGGCTATTACAAGCAGATGTTTGGCGATATGCCGGCTGAAGTAGATGCTGCCTTACCAAAAACAACCGAAGATTCTTTCCCTGGTATTTTGGCGAATGTAATTTCAGGCAGAATCACCAACAGGTTAAACCTGGGCGGCAGAAATTACACTGTTGATGCGGCCTGTGCTTCTTCGCTTGCTGCAATCGATCTGGCCTGCCAAGAGTTATTTTTAGAGAAATCGGATATGGTTTTGGCTGGAGGAGCGGATTTGCATAATGGTATTAACGATTACCTCATGTTCTCGAGTACACATGCCCTTTCTAAAAAAGGAAGGTGCGCCACTTTTGATGCTGAAGCAGATGGAATTGCACTTGGCGAAGGTATTGCCATGATCGTATTAAAAAGATATGATGATGCTTTACGCGATGGTGATACCATTTATTCTATTATTAAAGGTGTTGGCGGATCGAGCGATGGCAAAAGCCTTGGTTTAACTGCACCACGCAAAAACGGACAGGTAAATGCATTAGAAAGGGCTTATAGTCAGGCTGGGATTACACCTTCTTTGATTGGTTTGGTAGAAGCACATGGTACAGGTACTGTGGTAGGCGATAAAACAGAAATCAGCGCATTAACCGATATGCTCAACCAATCGGGTGCAACCGCCGGACAAACGCATTTAGGCTCTGTGAAAACGCAGATCGGCCATACCAAATGTGCAGCCGGTATTGCGGGATTAATCAAAGCATCATTATCGGTTTACCATGGCATTAAACCACCTACTATTAATTTAAAAACCCCTAACAGCTTTTATAATGCACAAACCAGTCCTTTCGCTTTCCATACCGAAGCTGGTTTATGGATGGAAGAAAAAAGATATGCTGGCGTTAGTGCCTTTGGTTTTGGTGGAACAAATTTCCATGCGGTATTAGAAAGCGCAAAAAATACAGAAGATAAAAATTCGATATTAAAATCGTGGCCATCTGAACTTTTTGTTTTCAGGGGCAATACCTATGAGGAAGCTAAAAATCGCGTAATCTCGGTAAAAAATCTCTTAGAACTGAACGATCAGATCGAATTGAAAGATATTGCCTATAGTTTAGCAACTGCAGATACCAAACCTGTTCAATTGAGCATCGTTGCCAACCACGCGGAGGATCTGGTAATGAAAATCGATCTTGTTCTATCTGGTGTAGAAAGTAAAGATACTTACCTTACCCAAAAACAGGATGGCAAGGTTGCTTTCATGTTCCCGGGGCAGGGAAGCCAGCGGATAAATATGGCAAGGGATCTTTTTGTGGTTTTTCCTGAAATGAGAAAACTGTTGAAAGCTTATCCTGAATATGAAAAAATCCTTTTCCCAAATACTGTATTCAATGATGCAGATGCGAAAGCACAAAAAGAACGCATAAAAGATACCCGCATGGCACAACCGCTATTGGGTATTGTTGATCTGGCCATTGCCAACTTCTTAAAATCATTGGGTATTGTGCCTGATATGGTTGCCGGCCACAGTTATGGAGAATTACCAGCACTTTGTTTTGCTGGCGCTTTTGAGGAAGAAGCCTTGGTTTACCTGAGTGCAGAACGGGCAAAAGCCATTTTAAATGCTGTTGAAAATGGAGATCCGGGTACCATGCTTGCCGTGAGTGCAAAACCGGAAGATCTTGCGCAATACTTGGGCGATATTGCCTCTGTTTATCCGGTAAATTTTAATGCGCCAACCCAATGTGTAATTGCTGGCAGCACTGAAGCCATCGGAAAATTAGCAGCAGTACTAAAAGAAGCCAAAATATCTTTCCGCCCGCTTGAAGTGGCCTGTGCTTTCCACAGTCCATTGGTGGCCAAATCGAAACAGCTTTACCAACAAGTGCTTTCTGGCGTAAACTTTAATGATCTAAAAATTCCGGTATGGTCTAACACCACGGCAAAAGAATACCCAACTGAAGCTGCCGCTGTAAAAGAACGTTTGACCGACCATTTAATAAAACCTGTCCTTTTTGTTGATGAGCTTAGGGATATGTATGCTGCCGGAGCCAGGGTTTTCGTAGAAGTTGGCCCTGGCAAGGTGCTAAGCGGATTAACCAAATCCTGCGTCGGCAAAGACGAAGTGATTTTACATACCGAAGATCAAGGTCAGAACAAACTCAGCAATTTACTGGGTACACTTGCTGGCTACATGGCTACAGGTCGCGAAATCAAGCTCGAAAAATTATTCGAAGGGCGTTCAGTTAAAATCATCAATCTCGACGAACCCTCAATTTACAAAAAAAGTCCTGCCATTTGGTATGTAAATGGTCAGCATGCTGTTCCATCAACAGGTAAACTTCCTGCAAATGGTGCATCCCCTATTACTAAACCGATTATCCTTATGAATAACACCTCTACACTAACTGAAAATCAACAAGTTAATAACTCATCCAAAGACTTGATGATGCAGGAGTACCTGCACAGCATGAAAATGCTGATCCAGGCACAACGTGATGTGATGCTTTCCTTTTTAGGACAGGCGCCCGCGATGTCTACGCAAATCATTAATCAGCCTTTAACATCATATCAGGTGCCTCAACCGCTTCGTACCGAAAATCAGATCACGGTCAAACAGGAAATACCACAAATTGAGGTAATAACACCTGTAGCTGCACAAAAAGATTTAAAATTGGTGCTGTTGCAGATCGTGAGCGATAAAACCGGCTATCCGCAGGAAATGCTGGGTATGGAAATGGATCTTGAAGCCGACTTAAGTATCGATTCGATCAAACGCGTCGA
The nucleotide sequence above comes from Pedobacter riviphilus. Encoded proteins:
- a CDS encoding type I polyketide synthase, which translates into the protein MPHLNHPPNRRLESKSKAMNKHAIIGVTPFEIPDSRLVSNLQKADCFPVLSLGHSKNEAEKALQALIEVGISDFGVSINSTELANIDLPAQVSLIIAPYDFVLKRKTTAKIIYQVYDLQSALAAQANGADGIIVKGNEGAGRVAYESSFVLFQRIIKEISSIPVWIQGGVGIHTAAALMAQGAAGIILDSQLTLFPECSAPEDLKTICGKLSGTETKLIDNCRILARPNSPALAEDIDYNDLQKYFKGYDLETNYLPMGQDIALSIDLVTKYKKLDKLVFGIKEAIYGHLKQAKAINVIKANNSLAKDLNITYPIAQGPMTRVSDVAPFADAVSEAGALSFIALSLLKGASAKGLIDETKKLAGEKTWGVGILGFAPQELRDEQQEYILNAKPPVLLIAGGRPSQAKPFEKAGIKTFLHVPSASLLDMFLKEGAKRFVFEGRECGGHVGPLSSMVLWEKQIERLLKEENPENISVFFAGGIHDAFSTAFISVMAAPLAAKGMKIGVLMGTAYLYTKEAVSTGAILDKFQQEAMQANETVLLETAPGHETRCLNSSFATFFNEEKKKLQAEGMDKKEIWSKLETLNVGRLRIAAKGIERRGDELVKIDEAEQTDLGMYMIGQIAPMHKEVMSLLDLHQDVANENYTHILNATLPAPPVNKAKALDVAIVGMACIFPGAKNLEEYWRNIILGKDSVTEVPDERWNKELYYNPDSTDGDMSHSKWGGFIPRIDFDPLEFGIPPQSLAAIEPTQLLTLMVAKQAMQHAGYADGGVDNENVSVIIGAEGGNDLANSYSFRGYYKQMFGDMPAEVDAALPKTTEDSFPGILANVISGRITNRLNLGGRNYTVDAACASSLAAIDLACQELFLEKSDMVLAGGADLHNGINDYLMFSSTHALSKKGRCATFDAEADGIALGEGIAMIVLKRYDDALRDGDTIYSIIKGVGGSSDGKSLGLTAPRKNGQVNALERAYSQAGITPSLIGLVEAHGTGTVVGDKTEISALTDMLNQSGATAGQTHLGSVKTQIGHTKCAAGIAGLIKASLSVYHGIKPPTINLKTPNSFYNAQTSPFAFHTEAGLWMEEKRYAGVSAFGFGGTNFHAVLESAKNTEDKNSILKSWPSELFVFRGNTYEEAKNRVISVKNLLELNDQIELKDIAYSLATADTKPVQLSIVANHAEDLVMKIDLVLSGVESKDTYLTQKQDGKVAFMFPGQGSQRINMARDLFVVFPEMRKLLKAYPEYEKILFPNTVFNDADAKAQKERIKDTRMAQPLLGIVDLAIANFLKSLGIVPDMVAGHSYGELPALCFAGAFEEEALVYLSAERAKAILNAVENGDPGTMLAVSAKPEDLAQYLGDIASVYPVNFNAPTQCVIAGSTEAIGKLAAVLKEAKISFRPLEVACAFHSPLVAKSKQLYQQVLSGVNFNDLKIPVWSNTTAKEYPTEAAAVKERLTDHLIKPVLFVDELRDMYAAGARVFVEVGPGKVLSGLTKSCVGKDEVILHTEDQGQNKLSNLLGTLAGYMATGREIKLEKLFEGRSVKIINLDEPSIYKKSPAIWYVNGQHAVPSTGKLPANGASPITKPIILMNNTSTLTENQQVNNSSKDLMMQEYLHSMKMLIQAQRDVMLSFLGQAPAMSTQIINQPLTSYQVPQPLRTENQITVKQEIPQIEVITPVAAQKDLKLVLLQIVSDKTGYPQEMLGMEMDLEADLSIDSIKRVEIIGALRTELGGFSQLNLPEDKIMEQLAGLKTLSSLVNWITENTEQPKAVSTPAIAVAPTIQAEQTKFSLDQLKSAILDVVSEKTGYPKEMLGMDLDLEADLSIDSIKRMEIISSLKEKIGFGSQSDQADDLMEKLAAIKTLNALVNWIADVEAESSEVLTEAKKLIEESIDDQTVKEKLSRLRFELTPAALTITEAAILKGQRFALTDDGGGQAIKIKKVLEKHGAIADLVSFEDSLDGYQGLIILNMFEAQQKVGILDHFATIKKLNFDTVKWVYLIADTKQYFNDQSDISFLRNYQGYSGFFKSLDREYEHTKCRFISLETKMSPDEITNITLNEILNPDKPSEIIYNDHKRHIMELVPQPLSTETDAHIHLDKDAVVMVLGGAQGITAELMIHFAKDYPCRYILVGRSANPIASANEASSSLKTKDEIRQYLIKQGEIKKPAEIEQETNRIYKNNQILRCIATLEEGGSTVVYESLDLKDEEALTRLINQVYEDYGRIDGVVHGAGLLEDKLFSSKTSESFGRVFDTKVTPLRVLAEQLRPETQFVILFSSIASVYGNRGQTDYAAANSVMDKYAWALKQKIQGKVMAINWGPWKGAGMVSPTLEKEYQRRGIALIPLQDGMETFLNELKYGKESQVLIMAGNTWT